The following are encoded together in the Mercenaria mercenaria strain notata unplaced genomic scaffold, MADL_Memer_1 contig_4340, whole genome shotgun sequence genome:
- the LOC128553803 gene encoding uncharacterized protein LOC128553803 — protein sequence MGPVMLQDLCQDLCGMLMRFRTQPIAIVADIEKAFPQIGLQVDQRDATLFVWLKDCDHPTLNEQNIQEYKFCRVPFGVVSSPFLLGATVDFHLKIYNDEVAEKLRNNTYVDNVAGAENASQAMHICTKAKSMFTEVSVKVPGHSWDVKKDTMSLKLQNSL from the coding sequence ATGGGTCCAGTCATGCTCCAGGATCTTTGTCAGGATCTTTGTGGTATGTTGATGAGATTTCGAACGCAACCCATAGCAATTGTCGCCGATATAGAAAAAGCGTTCCCCCAAATAGGATTACAGGTAGATCAACGCGACGCTACTCTATTCGTTTGGCTCAAAGACTGTGATCATCCCACATTAAACGAACAGAATATTCAGGAATACAAATTTTGTAGGGTACCTTTTGGAGTAGTCAGTAGTCCGTTTTTACTTGGTGCAACTGTAGATTTTCACCTGAAAATTTACAATGATGAAGTAGCAGAGAAGCTAAGAAATAACACATATGTAGATAATGTTGCTGGAGCGGAAAATGCCAGTCAAGCAATGCATATATGCACAAAGGCCAAATCTATGTTCACAGAAGTCTCTGTGAAAGTGCCTGGACACTCTTGGGATGTCAAAAAGGATACGATGTCTTTAAAACTCCAAAATTCGTTGTAG